One part of the Fusobacterium pseudoperiodonticum genome encodes these proteins:
- the fabF gene encoding beta-ketoacyl-ACP synthase II, producing the protein MKRVVVTGLGLISSLGIGLEESWKKLIAGETGIDLITSYDTTDQPVRIAGEVKGFEPTDYGIEKKEVKKLARNTQFALVATKMALDDANFKIDETNADDVGVLVSSGVGGIEIMEEQYGTMLSKGYKRISPFTIPAMIENMAAGNIAIYYGAKGPNKSIVTACASGTHSIGDGFDLIRHGRAKAMIVGGTEASITQFCINSFANMKALSTRNETPKTASRPFSKDRDGFVMGEGAGILILEELESALARGAKIYAEMVGYGETCDANHITAPIETGEGATKAMRIALKDANLSLDDVTYINAHGTSTPTNDVVETRAIKALFGDKAKDLYISSTKGATGHGLGAAGGIEGVIIAKAIADGVIPPTINLHETEEECDLNYVPNKAIKTDVKVAMSNSLGFGGHNSVIVMKKFEK; encoded by the coding sequence ATGAAAAGAGTTGTTGTAACAGGATTAGGACTTATTTCATCATTAGGAATAGGTTTAGAAGAAAGTTGGAAAAAACTTATAGCTGGAGAAACTGGAATAGATCTAATAACATCTTATGATACTACAGATCAACCAGTTAGGATAGCTGGAGAAGTTAAAGGTTTTGAACCTACTGACTATGGAATAGAAAAAAAAGAAGTTAAAAAATTAGCTAGAAATACTCAATTTGCTTTAGTAGCTACAAAAATGGCTCTAGATGATGCTAATTTTAAAATAGATGAAACTAATGCAGATGATGTCGGAGTTTTAGTATCTTCTGGTGTTGGTGGAATAGAAATAATGGAAGAACAATATGGAACTATGTTATCAAAAGGTTACAAAAGAATATCTCCATTCACAATTCCAGCTATGATTGAAAATATGGCTGCTGGAAATATAGCTATATACTATGGTGCAAAAGGACCTAATAAATCAATAGTAACTGCTTGTGCATCTGGAACTCACTCAATAGGAGATGGATTTGACTTAATCAGACATGGTAGAGCTAAAGCTATGATAGTTGGAGGAACAGAAGCAAGTATAACTCAATTCTGTATAAACTCATTTGCAAACATGAAAGCTCTTTCAACAAGAAATGAAACTCCTAAAACAGCATCAAGACCATTCTCAAAAGATAGAGATGGATTTGTAATGGGAGAAGGAGCAGGAATTTTAATATTAGAAGAATTAGAAAGTGCTTTAGCTAGAGGAGCAAAAATATATGCAGAAATGGTTGGATATGGAGAAACTTGTGATGCAAACCATATCACTGCACCAATAGAAACAGGAGAAGGAGCTACAAAAGCTATGAGAATAGCTTTAAAAGATGCTAATTTATCTCTTGACGATGTTACATACATCAATGCTCATGGAACTTCTACTCCTACAAATGACGTTGTAGAAACTAGAGCTATTAAAGCTTTATTTGGTGATAAAGCTAAAGATTTATACATATCTTCAACTAAGGGAGCAACAGGACATGGTCTAGGTGCTGCTGGAGGTATTGAAGGGGTTATCATAGCAAAAGCTATAGCTGATGGAGTAATTCCTCCAACAATCAATTTACATGAAACAGAAGAAGAATGTGATTTAAATTACGTTCCTAACAAAGCTATAAAAACAGATGTTAAAGTTGCTATGTCTAACTCTTTAGGTTTTGGTGGACATAACTCTGTTATAGTTATGAAAAAATTTGAAAAATAA
- the rnc gene encoding ribonuclease III yields MKNLLDLEHKLNYYFNNRNLLKTALLHKSLGNEKKEYKNQNNERLELLGDAVLDLIVAEYLYRNYKSASEGTIAKLKAMIVSEPILAKISRQIGLGKFLMLSKGEILSGGRNRESILADAFEAVLGAVYMDSNLEDARSFALGHIEQYITHIEEDEDILDFKSILQEYVQKNFKTVPTYELISEKGPDHMKEFEIQVVVGKYKEKAVAKNKKKAEQLSAKALCIKLGVKYHEAL; encoded by the coding sequence ATGAAAAATCTATTAGATTTAGAACATAAACTAAATTATTACTTTAATAATAGAAATTTATTAAAAACTGCTCTTCTTCATAAATCACTAGGAAACGAAAAAAAAGAATATAAAAATCAAAACAATGAAAGACTAGAACTGCTAGGTGATGCAGTTCTAGATCTTATTGTTGCTGAGTATTTATATAGAAATTATAAGAGTGCTTCTGAAGGTACTATAGCTAAATTAAAAGCTATGATAGTTAGTGAACCTATACTTGCAAAAATATCTCGTCAAATAGGCTTAGGAAAGTTTTTAATGCTAAGTAAGGGAGAAATTCTATCTGGTGGTAGAAATAGAGAATCTATACTTGCTGATGCATTTGAAGCTGTATTAGGTGCTGTATATATGGACTCTAATTTAGAAGATGCTAGAAGCTTTGCTCTAGGTCATATAGAGCAATATATAACTCATATAGAAGAAGATGAAGATATTTTAGATTTTAAAAGTATACTACAAGAATATGTACAAAAAAATTTCAAAACTGTTCCTACATATGAACTTATCTCTGAAAAAGGACCTGACCATATGAAAGAATTTGAAATTCAAGTTGTAGTAGGAAAATATAAAGAAAAGGCTGTTGCTAAGAATAAAAAAAAGGCTGAACAATTATCAGCTAAAGCCTTATGTATAAAGTTGGGAGTTAAATACCATGAAGCATTATAA
- a CDS encoding elongator complex protein 3, which translates to MKHYNIPVFISHFGCPNACVFCNQKKINGRETDVSLDDLKNIIDSYLKTLPKNSIKEVAFFGGTFTGISMELQKQYLEVVKKYIDNADVEGVRISTRPECIDDEILTQLKKYGVKTIELGIQSLDDEVLKATGRHYNYEIVKKSCDLIKKYGFTLGVQLMIGLPKSDFKSDLMSAVKSLDLNPDIARIYPTLVIKGTELEFMYKKNLYNSLTLEEAVDRTVPIYSLLELKDINVIRVGLQPAEDLTADGVIISGPFHPAFRDLVENKIYFNFLSKIYEKEKKLDIEVNERNISKIVGQKASTKKTFYPNFKITINNNLALNELIINSKKYERKEILKGELNEQMPDFI; encoded by the coding sequence ATGAAGCATTATAATATTCCAGTGTTTATTAGTCATTTTGGTTGTCCGAATGCCTGTGTATTTTGCAATCAAAAAAAGATAAATGGAAGAGAAACTGATGTTAGTTTAGATGATTTAAAAAATATTATAGATAGCTATTTAAAAACTCTTCCAAAAAATTCCATTAAAGAGGTGGCATTTTTTGGTGGAACTTTTACTGGCATATCAATGGAACTACAAAAACAATATCTAGAAGTTGTTAAAAAGTATATAGACAATGCAGATGTAGAAGGAGTAAGAATATCAACTAGGCCTGAATGTATAGATGATGAAATCTTGACTCAATTAAAAAAATATGGTGTTAAAACCATTGAATTAGGTATACAATCATTAGATGATGAGGTTTTAAAAGCCACAGGTAGACATTATAATTATGAAATTGTAAAAAAATCTTGTGACTTAATAAAAAAATATGGCTTTACTCTTGGAGTCCAACTTATGATAGGTTTACCTAAGTCAGACTTCAAAAGTGACTTAATGTCAGCTGTAAAAAGTTTAGATTTAAATCCTGATATTGCAAGAATATATCCAACTCTTGTAATAAAGGGAACAGAGCTTGAGTTTATGTACAAAAAAAATCTTTATAATTCTTTGACTTTAGAAGAAGCTGTTGATAGAACAGTTCCTATCTACTCATTATTAGAATTGAAAGATATAAATGTAATAAGAGTAGGACTTCAACCAGCTGAGGATTTAACAGCTGATGGAGTTATAATCTCAGGTCCTTTTCATCCAGCATTTAGAGATTTAGTAGAAAATAAAATATATTTTAATTTTTTATCTAAGATTTATGAAAAAGAGAAAAAACTAGATATAGAAGTCAATGAAAGAAATATATCTAAAATAGTGGGACAGAAAGCTAGTACAAAAAAAACTTTCTATCCCAATTTTAAAATAACAATAAATAATAATTTAGCTCTAAATGAGCTTATAATAAATTCAAAAAAATATGAAAGAAAAGAGATATTAAAGGGAGAGTTGAATGAGCAAATGCCTGATTTTATCTAA
- a CDS encoding Rne/Rng family ribonuclease codes for MSKCLILSKNTYEAKLALLEDNKLEEIYIEREKEKESSGNIYKGKIVDILNKGEIIFIDIGLEKNAFLSFENKKNIPKFNISDSLIVQVETEARDEKGARLTLDYSINGENLVLLPNSKNLSISKKIKDLEIVKKLKDTFLNIDKGLILRTKSVEKSSDNLLEEYKKLEAIDNQIKKDFKEKNTTLLYDNNSILKKALTLLDEDIDEFIIDDEDSFNKIKNTLEENKKNYLLKKLKKYFKDEDIFSYYKIDTQIERALDRKVYLESGASIVIEKTEALVSIDINTGQNTGNQSSQNLIFNTNLEACKEIARQIKLRNLAGIIIIDFIDLKKKSDRKKILEELKKYLKKDKMEINSLDFSHLGLVQFTRKRQGKELSFYYREKCHYCEGTSYLLSKDRIILNLLADLNSQIKYNDLNKIVVKTKKDIIKEVKKLISNTKIEYIENSSFYKEGYKIELYRR; via the coding sequence ATGAGCAAATGCCTGATTTTATCTAAAAATACATATGAGGCAAAACTTGCCTTGCTTGAAGATAACAAACTAGAAGAAATATATATTGAAAGAGAGAAAGAAAAAGAAAGCTCAGGAAATATCTATAAGGGAAAAATTGTAGATATTTTAAATAAGGGAGAAATAATTTTTATTGATATAGGTTTAGAAAAGAATGCTTTTTTATCTTTTGAAAACAAAAAAAATATCCCAAAATTTAATATTTCAGATAGCTTGATAGTCCAGGTTGAAACGGAGGCAAGAGATGAAAAAGGAGCTCGCTTAACTCTTGATTATTCTATAAATGGAGAAAATTTAGTCCTTCTTCCAAACTCAAAAAATCTCTCAATTTCAAAAAAAATTAAAGATTTAGAAATAGTTAAAAAACTTAAAGATACATTTTTAAATATAGATAAAGGACTTATATTGAGGACTAAATCTGTGGAAAAATCTTCTGACAATTTACTAGAAGAATATAAAAAATTAGAAGCGATTGACAATCAAATAAAAAAAGATTTTAAAGAAAAAAATACTACCTTACTCTATGATAATAATAGTATTCTAAAAAAAGCTCTAACTTTATTAGATGAAGATATAGATGAATTTATAATAGATGACGAGGATAGTTTTAACAAAATAAAAAATACTTTAGAAGAAAATAAAAAAAATTACCTACTAAAAAAATTAAAAAAATACTTTAAAGATGAAGATATTTTTTCTTATTATAAGATAGATACTCAAATAGAAAGAGCTTTAGATAGAAAGGTCTATTTAGAAAGTGGAGCCTCTATTGTAATTGAAAAAACTGAAGCTTTAGTCAGTATAGATATAAATACAGGGCAGAATACAGGAAATCAAAGTTCACAAAATTTGATTTTTAATACAAACTTAGAAGCCTGTAAAGAGATAGCTAGACAGATTAAATTAAGAAATTTAGCAGGTATTATTATTATAGATTTCATAGATTTGAAAAAAAAATCAGATAGAAAAAAAATTCTAGAAGAATTAAAAAAATATTTAAAAAAAGATAAAATGGAGATAAATTCTCTTGACTTCTCACATTTGGGATTGGTTCAATTTACAAGGAAAAGACAGGGAAAAGAGCTTAGTTTCTATTATAGAGAAAAGTGTCACTATTGTGAAGGTACAAGTTATCTGTTATCAAAAGATAGAATAATTTTAAATCTTTTGGCTGATTTGAACAGTCAAATCAAATATAACGATTTAAATAAAATAGTTGTCAAAACGAAAAAAGATATAATAAAAGAAGTAAAAAAATTAATAAGTAATACTAAAATTGAATATATAGAGAATAGTAGTTTTTACAAAGAAGGATATAAAATAGAGTTATATAGGAGATAA
- the coaD gene encoding pantetheine-phosphate adenylyltransferase: MKIAVYAGSFDPITKGHQDIIERALKIVDKLIVVVMNNPKKNYWFNLDERKNLISKIFEGSENIKVDEHAGLLVDFMAKNSCGILIKGLRDVKDFSEEMTYSFANKKLSNGEVDTIFIPTSERYTYVSSTFVKELAFYNQSLEGYVDGKVIEEVLNRAKEYRG, from the coding sequence ATGAAAATAGCTGTATATGCTGGTAGTTTTGACCCAATTACAAAGGGGCATCAAGATATAATTGAAAGAGCATTAAAAATCGTAGATAAATTGATAGTTGTTGTTATGAATAACCCTAAAAAGAATTATTGGTTCAATTTAGATGAAAGAAAAAATCTAATAAGTAAAATTTTTGAAGGTTCTGAAAATATAAAAGTTGATGAACATGCTGGCTTACTTGTAGACTTTATGGCTAAAAACTCTTGTGGTATTCTTATAAAAGGCTTAAGAGATGTAAAAGATTTCTCAGAAGAAATGACATATTCTTTTGCAAATAAAAAACTTTCGAATGGTGAAGTGGATACTATCTTTATTCCAACATCTGAAAGATATACCTATGTAAGTTCAACTTTTGTTAAAGAACTAGCTTTTTATAATCAAAGTTTAGAAGGTTATGTAGATGGTAAAGTTATTGAAGAAGTTTTAAATAGAGCTAAAGAATATAGAGGATAG
- the radA gene encoding DNA repair protein RadA has protein sequence MAKGSVYYCSECGYKSVKWAGKCPQCGAWSSFEEVEEMPRDVKKATSSVSVASRASDIKVYEFKDVEYNKEDRYKTKYEEFDRLLGGGLLKGEVVLVTGNPGIGKSTLLLQVANSYKDYGDVLYISGEESPAQIKNRGERLKISGEGIYIMAEMDILNIYEYVVSKKPKVVIVDSIQTLYNSSMDSISGTPTQIRECTLKIVEIAKKYNISFFIVGHITKDGKVAGPKLLEHMVDAVFNFEGDEGLYYRILRSEKNRFGSTNEIAVFSMEENGMKEIKNSSEYFLSEREEKNIGSMVVPILEGTKVFLLEVQSLITDSGVGIPKRVVQGYDRNRIQILTAIAEKKLYLPLGMKDLFVNVPGGLAIEDPAADLAVLISILSVYKGVSISQKIAAIGELGLRGEIRKVFFLERRLKELEKLGFTGVYVPESNRKEIEKKKYKLKIIYLKNLDELLERMNKND, from the coding sequence ATGGCAAAAGGAAGTGTTTATTATTGTTCTGAGTGTGGGTACAAAAGTGTAAAATGGGCTGGTAAGTGTCCACAATGTGGTGCTTGGTCTAGTTTTGAAGAAGTTGAAGAAATGCCGAGAGATGTAAAAAAAGCAACATCTTCAGTTTCAGTTGCAAGTAGAGCTTCAGATATAAAAGTCTATGAGTTTAAAGATGTTGAATACAACAAAGAAGATAGATATAAAACTAAGTATGAAGAATTTGATAGATTACTTGGTGGAGGCCTCTTAAAAGGTGAAGTAGTATTGGTAACAGGTAATCCAGGAATAGGAAAATCCACCTTACTTTTACAAGTTGCTAACTCATATAAAGATTATGGTGATGTTCTATATATCTCTGGTGAAGAATCACCAGCACAGATAAAAAATAGAGGTGAAAGATTAAAAATATCTGGAGAGGGCATATATATTATGGCTGAAATGGATATTTTAAACATCTATGAATATGTTGTAAGCAAAAAACCAAAAGTTGTTATTGTAGATTCTATACAAACATTGTATAATTCAAGTATGGATTCTATATCAGGAACTCCTACACAAATAAGAGAATGTACTCTAAAAATTGTTGAAATTGCTAAAAAATACAATATATCATTCTTTATTGTTGGGCATATAACAAAAGATGGTAAGGTTGCAGGACCTAAATTACTTGAACATATGGTTGATGCTGTTTTTAACTTTGAAGGTGATGAAGGACTTTATTATAGAATCTTGAGAAGTGAAAAAAATAGATTTGGATCAACCAATGAAATTGCTGTATTCAGTATGGAAGAAAATGGAATGAAAGAAATAAAAAATTCCTCTGAATACTTCTTAAGTGAAAGAGAAGAAAAAAATATAGGAAGTATGGTTGTTCCTATTTTAGAAGGAACTAAGGTCTTTCTTTTAGAGGTGCAATCACTTATAACAGATAGTGGTGTAGGTATTCCTAAAAGAGTTGTACAAGGTTATGATAGAAATAGAATACAAATTTTAACAGCAATAGCTGAGAAAAAACTTTATCTTCCTCTTGGTATGAAAGATTTATTTGTTAATGTTCCAGGAGGTTTGGCAATAGAGGATCCAGCAGCAGATTTAGCTGTCTTAATTTCTATTTTATCAGTGTATAAAGGGGTTTCTATAAGCCAGAAAATTGCTGCAATTGGAGAATTGGGATTAAGAGGAGAAATCAGAAAAGTCTTTTTCTTAGAGAGAAGATTAAAAGAGCTCGAAAAATTAGGCTTTACAGGAGTATATGTTCCTGAATCAAATCGAAAAGAAATTGAGAAGAAAAAGTATAAGCTAAAAATAATATACTTAAAGAATTTAGACGAATTATTGGAAAGGATGAATAAAAATGACTAA
- the disA gene encoding DNA integrity scanning diadenylate cyclase DisA: MTKQDLMDIIVKVAPGSPLREGIDYILDAGIGALIVIGYDDDVEKVKDGGFCINCDYTPEKIFELSKMDGAIIINDDCSKILYANVHIQPDTSFTTTESGTRHRTAERVAKQLKREVVAISERKKNVTLYKGNLKYRLKNFDELNIEVGQVLKTLESYRYVLNRSLDNLTILELDDLVTVLDVANTLQRFEMVRRISEEITRYLLELGARGRLVNMQVSELIWDIDDEEESFLKDYLDAGTKPESVRRYLHTLSDSELLDIENIVVALGYTKSSSVFDNKVAARGYRVLEKISKLTKKDIEKITSTYKDISEIQELTDEDLGAIKISKFKIKALRAGINRLKFTIEMQR, from the coding sequence ATGACTAAACAAGATTTAATGGATATAATAGTTAAAGTTGCTCCTGGAAGCCCTCTTAGAGAAGGAATAGACTATATTTTAGATGCTGGAATTGGAGCTCTAATAGTAATAGGCTATGATGATGATGTTGAAAAAGTTAAAGATGGTGGTTTTTGTATAAACTGTGATTATACTCCTGAAAAAATATTTGAATTGTCTAAAATGGATGGAGCAATAATTATAAATGATGATTGTTCAAAAATCCTTTATGCTAATGTTCATATACAACCTGATACTTCATTTACCACAACAGAAAGTGGTACAAGACATAGAACTGCTGAAAGAGTAGCAAAGCAATTAAAGAGAGAAGTGGTAGCTATTTCTGAAAGAAAAAAGAATGTTACTCTATATAAAGGAAATTTAAAATATAGACTTAAAAACTTTGATGAGTTAAATATAGAGGTTGGACAAGTTTTAAAAACTTTAGAAAGCTATAGATATGTCTTAAATCGTTCACTTGATAATCTAACAATTCTTGAGCTAGATGATTTAGTAACAGTACTTGATGTTGCTAATACTTTACAAAGATTTGAAATGGTTAGAAGAATTAGTGAAGAAATAACTAGATATCTTTTAGAACTTGGTGCTAGAGGTAGACTTGTTAATATGCAAGTTTCTGAGCTTATCTGGGATATAGATGACGAAGAAGAAAGTTTTTTAAAAGATTATCTAGATGCTGGTACAAAACCAGAATCTGTAAGAAGATATTTACATACCCTATCAGACTCAGAATTATTAGATATAGAGAATATTGTAGTAGCTCTAGGTTATACTAAGTCTTCTAGTGTTTTTGATAATAAGGTAGCTGCAAGAGGTTATAGAGTATTAGAAAAAATTAGCAAGCTAACTAAAAAAGACATAGAAAAAATTACAAGTACTTATAAAGATATATCTGAAATTCAAGAATTGACAGATGAGGATTTAGGAGCAATAAAAATAAGTAAATTTAAAATTAAAGCTCTAAGAGCTGGAATTAATAGATTAAAATTTACTATAGAAATGCAAAGATAA
- a CDS encoding toxin-antitoxin system YwqK family antitoxin: MNNQYNKDGKKEGLWVKIYDNGVVQEERNYVNGVREGIYKSYYMNGEVEIIKNYKNGNLHGKYQTFYSDGKLNSEYNLVDGRKVGDYKEFYPNGILKRETVYVNDGTTSKNIKYFPNGKIKLEVNFVDGHMEGPYKEYHSNEKLFKECFYNEKGKLEGNYKEYDVEGNLLKEVTYKNGVEI; the protein is encoded by the coding sequence ATGAATAACCAATACAATAAAGACGGAAAAAAAGAAGGTTTATGGGTAAAAATTTACGATAATGGAGTTGTACAAGAAGAAAGAAATTATGTTAATGGAGTGAGAGAAGGTATTTATAAATCTTATTACATGAATGGTGAAGTTGAAATCATTAAAAACTATAAAAATGGAAACTTACATGGTAAATATCAAACATTCTATAGCGATGGTAAATTAAATTCTGAATATAACCTTGTTGATGGAAGAAAAGTAGGAGATTACAAAGAATTCTACCCTAATGGAATATTAAAGAGAGAAACTGTTTATGTTAATGATGGAACAACTTCTAAAAATATTAAATATTTTCCTAATGGAAAAATTAAACTTGAAGTAAATTTTGTAGATGGACACATGGAAGGACCTTATAAAGAATATCATTCTAATGAAAAATTGTTTAAAGAATGTTTTTACAATGAAAAAGGAAAATTAGAAGGTAATTATAAAGAATATGATGTTGAAGGAAATCTTTTAAAAGAAGTAACTTATAAAAATGGTGTTGAAATATAA
- a CDS encoding acetyl-CoA C-acetyltransferase, translated as MSKVYVVAAKRTAIGSFLGTLSPLKPGELGAKVVKNIIEETGIDPANIDEVIVGNVLSAGQAQGVGRQVAIKAGIPYEVPAYSINIICGSGMKSVITAFSNIKAGEADLVIAGGTESMSGAGFILPGAVRGGHKMADLTMKDHMILDALTDAYHNIHMGITAENIAEKYNITREEQDAFALDSQKKAIAAVDSGRFKDEIVPVVIPNKKGDITFDTDEYPNRKTDLEKLAKLKPAFKKDGSVTAGNASGLNDGASFLLLASEEAVKKYNLKPLVEIVSTGTGGVDPLIMGMGPVPAIRKALKKADLKLQDMQLIELNEAFAAQSLGVIKELCTEHGVTADWFKDKTNVNGGAIAIGHPVGASGNRITVTLIHEMKKTGVEYGLASLCIGGGMGTALVLKNVK; from the coding sequence ATGAGTAAGGTTTATGTAGTTGCAGCTAAAAGAACTGCTATCGGAAGTTTTTTAGGTACTTTATCACCTTTAAAACCTGGAGAATTAGGAGCTAAAGTAGTAAAAAATATTATCGAAGAAACAGGAATAGATCCTGCTAATATTGATGAAGTTATAGTAGGAAACGTTCTAAGTGCAGGACAAGCTCAAGGAGTAGGAAGACAAGTTGCTATAAAAGCAGGAATCCCTTATGAAGTTCCAGCTTATTCAATAAATATAATCTGTGGAAGTGGAATGAAATCAGTTATAACTGCTTTCTCTAACATAAAAGCAGGAGAAGCAGATCTTGTTATAGCAGGAGGAACTGAATCTATGTCAGGTGCAGGTTTCATATTACCTGGAGCAGTAAGAGGTGGACATAAAATGGCAGATCTTACTATGAAAGACCACATGATCTTAGATGCTTTAACAGATGCTTATCATAACATTCACATGGGAATTACTGCTGAAAATATAGCAGAAAAATATAATATCACAAGAGAAGAACAAGATGCATTTGCATTAGATTCTCAAAAGAAAGCTATAGCAGCTGTTGATTCTGGAAGATTTAAAGATGAAATAGTTCCAGTTGTTATACCTAATAAAAAAGGAGATATCACATTTGATACAGATGAATATCCAAACAGAAAAACTGATTTAGAAAAATTAGCTAAATTAAAACCAGCTTTCAAAAAAGATGGTTCAGTTACTGCAGGAAATGCTTCTGGATTAAATGACGGAGCTTCATTCCTATTATTAGCTTCTGAAGAAGCAGTTAAAAAATATAATTTAAAACCATTAGTTGAAATAGTTTCAACTGGTACAGGAGGAGTAGATCCTTTAATAATGGGTATGGGACCAGTTCCTGCAATCAGAAAAGCTTTAAAGAAAGCTGATCTAAAATTGCAAGATATGCAATTAATCGAACTAAACGAAGCATTTGCTGCTCAATCTTTAGGAGTTATTAAAGAACTTTGTACAGAACACGGAGTAACTGCTGATTGGTTCAAAGATAAAACTAACGTAAATGGTGGAGCAATAGCTATAGGACACCCAGTTGGAGCTTCTGGAAACAGAATAACTGTTACATTAATTCATGAAATGAAGAAAACTGGAGTAGAATACGGACTAGCTTCTCTATGTATAGGTGGAGGAATGGGAACTGCTTTAGTTCTTAAAAATGTAAAATAG